In Thermus aquaticus, the sequence GAGCTGGGGCGGGGTTTACAGGGCTTGGCCCTCCAAGTGGCCCGGGCGGTGGTGGGCGAGCGGGACCGCAAGGAGCTCACCGACTTCGCCCGCTCCCTCCCCCTGGGGCGGCTTTACTGGCACGCTCTGGACGGCGCCTTCCCTGGCTTTCTCGCCCGTGTGGGGGAAGGGGAGGCGCTTGGGCTATGGCAGGAGGCCCTTAAGAGGGCCGCTCTGGAAGCCTGGGCGGCCACCCGCCTTTTCCTGGGCACCGAGGCCAGGCACCTCAAGGCCGTGGCCGAGGGGGAGCGGGTTCTTGGGCGCCTTCTGGGTGAGCTGAAGGAGGTGGTGAAGTGAGCCAAGGAGAGCGGTTTCTGGAGTGGCTGGAGGCCTTGAAGGGAAAAAGGGCCTGGACACCGGCGCGGGCGGCCCTGAGGCGGAGCCTGGCCTTTCCCCCGGGGGCCTACCCCAAGGCCATGCCCTACGTGGAGCCCTTTGTCAGGGAGGAGGGCTGGAAGCGGGAGGCCCACTACCTGGTGGCGGCCCTCTACGCCCTTAAAGACGGTGCCCACCAGAAGGGGCGCACCCTGGCCCGGGCCTTAAGGGAGAAAGCCCAGGAGTCCGATAGCGTGGAGAAGCGTTTCCTGGCGCTTTTGGACGCTGACCGGGACCAGATCGCCTTCCGCCTGCGCCAGGCGGTG encodes:
- the casB gene encoding type I-E CRISPR-associated protein Cse2/CasB, which codes for MSQGERFLEWLEALKGKRAWTPARAALRRSLAFPPGAYPKAMPYVEPFVREEGWKREAHYLVAALYALKDGAHQKGRTLARALREKAQESDSVEKRFLALLDADRDQIAFRLRQAVGLVGEGLDFARLLDDLLGWFSPERRVQARWAREFYGTEASEEEKEKEVEA